One window of Salegentibacter sp. Hel_I_6 genomic DNA carries:
- a CDS encoding dodecin family protein, with product MSIIKVIEVLANSTEGWEDATKKAVKHAAKTVKNIKSVYVKEQSAIVNGENITEFRVNVKITFEVS from the coding sequence ATGTCTATTATTAAAGTTATTGAAGTTTTAGCTAATTCTACCGAAGGCTGGGAAGATGCCACTAAAAAAGCTGTAAAACACGCAGCCAAAACCGTAAAGAACATAAAATCGGTTTACGTAAAAGAACAAAGTGCAATTGTAAATGGAGAGAACATTACCGAATTTAGAGTAAATGTAAAAATCACTTTTGAAGTCAGTTAG
- a CDS encoding NifU family protein, with protein MSNFTINIQATNKPGIIKFETNKFLTRHENYEFNNIDEASKSPLAQQLFYLPFVKTVYIAQNFIAIEKYDIVEWNDVQEEVAAQIEDFLNKDGIVIKDETDTSSKAVPVTVYAESTPNPGVMKFVANKKLVLKTAEFKNIDDAKDAPLAQQLFHFPFVKAVFIDSNYVSIHKYDVAEWEEITLELREFITNYLQDGKEVLKAETSAPQQTESASHPANPEVSQEIKDLDDTSKQVIAILDEYIKPAVASDGGNILFDSYNSESKTVKVILQGACSGCPSSTMTLKSGIETMLRDMLRGKVDYVEAVNG; from the coding sequence ATGAGCAATTTCACCATAAATATACAAGCAACAAATAAACCGGGAATCATAAAATTTGAAACCAACAAATTTTTAACCCGCCACGAAAATTACGAATTCAATAATATAGATGAAGCCTCGAAATCTCCCCTGGCTCAGCAGTTATTTTATTTGCCATTTGTAAAAACAGTTTATATCGCGCAAAATTTTATCGCGATAGAAAAATACGACATTGTTGAATGGAATGATGTTCAGGAAGAAGTTGCCGCTCAAATTGAAGACTTTTTAAATAAAGATGGCATCGTAATAAAAGATGAAACTGATACATCATCTAAAGCTGTACCGGTTACTGTTTATGCTGAAAGCACACCGAACCCGGGAGTAATGAAGTTTGTTGCCAATAAAAAATTGGTGTTAAAAACGGCTGAATTCAAGAATATAGATGACGCTAAAGACGCGCCGCTTGCGCAGCAACTTTTTCATTTCCCATTTGTAAAAGCCGTTTTTATAGATTCTAATTACGTGTCTATCCATAAATATGACGTGGCCGAATGGGAAGAAATCACCTTAGAATTAAGGGAATTCATCACCAATTACCTACAGGACGGAAAAGAGGTTTTAAAAGCTGAAACTTCAGCGCCTCAGCAAACTGAATCAGCGAGTCATCCTGCAAATCCAGAAGTAAGTCAGGAGATTAAAGATCTTGATGATACTTCAAAACAGGTAATTGCTATTTTAGATGAATATATCAAGCCTGCTGTAGCCAGTGATGGCGGTAATATTCTTTTTGATTCTTATAATTCTGAAAGTAAAACCGTAAAAGTAATTCTACAGGGAGCTTGTAGTGGTTGTCCTTCTTCTACCATGACGCTTAAAAGCGGAATTGAAACGATGTTAAGAGATATGCTGCGCGGCAAAGTAGATTATGTAGAAGCGGTAAATGGATAA
- the tsaB gene encoding tRNA (adenosine(37)-N6)-threonylcarbamoyltransferase complex dimerization subunit type 1 TsaB, translated as MALILCLETATTNCSLALSKDGTLLALKEDKSNNYSHAEKLHVFIDEVLKENDLSVADLDAIAVSKGPGSYTGLRIGVSTAKGLCFSLDIPLISIATLTALSAQVKSEKGFVIPMLDARRMEVYSAVFDAELKIRETKAEVLDENSFLDYLEKAKTIFIGNGVEKFQEICTHPNAEFMVDKLPSAKEMCSLAEAKYKISDTEDVAYFEPYYLKDFIAG; from the coding sequence TTGGCTTTAATACTCTGTTTAGAAACAGCAACTACAAACTGCTCCTTAGCACTCTCAAAAGACGGGACTCTTTTAGCTTTAAAAGAAGATAAAAGCAATAACTATTCTCACGCTGAAAAGTTACATGTGTTTATAGATGAAGTCTTGAAGGAAAATGATTTAAGTGTAGCAGATCTTGATGCGATTGCCGTAAGTAAAGGTCCGGGGTCCTATACAGGTTTGAGAATTGGGGTTTCTACGGCCAAGGGTCTATGTTTTTCATTAGATATTCCCTTGATTTCTATTGCTACTTTAACCGCTCTAAGCGCGCAGGTGAAATCTGAAAAAGGATTTGTAATCCCCATGTTAGATGCACGTAGAATGGAAGTTTATTCAGCAGTTTTTGATGCAGAATTAAAAATTAGGGAAACTAAAGCTGAAGTTTTAGACGAAAATTCCTTTCTTGATTATCTGGAAAAAGCTAAAACTATTTTTATAGGAAATGGAGTGGAAAAATTTCAGGAAATATGTACACATCCAAACGCTGAGTTTATGGTAGATAAGTTACCCTCTGCAAAAGAAATGTGCAGTTTAGCAGAAGCTAAATACAAAATAAGCGACACCGAAGATGTCGCTTATTTTGAACCTTATTACTTAAAAGATTTTATCGCCGGTTAA
- a CDS encoding type IX secretion system membrane protein PorP/SprF, whose protein sequence is MENFNWYFIKRRISIAFLFIYFFFLSGSSLKAQEVIPVYSDYLTDNLYLIHPSMAGAVNRNQIRLTARQQWFDVDNAPSLQTLAVNGRIGDKLGVGGVVFNDQNGNFSKIGAYGTVAYHLLFSRNKFLNQLSFGISAGIIQHRLDQSGFTEFDPIVNGNNVSDMFGNMDIGMSYYYLDFYAHFAAKNMISVSRELFYSDAVPSNQRKYLFSTGYVFDSNSDWSYEPSILYQLREATNEMNIDLNMKVYREVDFGQLWGGLSYRNSFEGAEYTAEGEAIQSQQLRYITPFVGLDYKNFIFGYTFSYQLNSVVLSNNGFHQITIGYNFGKSRWQWDKNVPAVN, encoded by the coding sequence ATGGAAAATTTTAATTGGTATTTTATAAAACGGCGAATTTCTATTGCTTTCCTTTTTATCTATTTTTTCTTCTTATCTGGATCTTCTTTAAAAGCCCAGGAGGTGATTCCTGTATATTCAGATTATTTAACCGATAATCTTTATCTTATTCATCCTTCTATGGCCGGTGCGGTGAATAGAAATCAAATTAGACTTACTGCAAGACAGCAATGGTTCGACGTAGATAACGCTCCCAGCTTACAGACACTGGCAGTAAATGGTAGAATAGGAGATAAGCTTGGCGTTGGAGGGGTGGTTTTTAACGACCAAAATGGGAATTTCTCGAAAATTGGCGCTTATGGAACTGTCGCTTATCATTTGCTTTTTTCCAGAAATAAATTTCTAAATCAGCTTTCTTTTGGAATTAGCGCGGGGATTATTCAGCATAGGTTGGACCAAAGTGGATTTACGGAATTTGATCCTATAGTAAATGGGAACAATGTATCTGATATGTTTGGAAATATGGATATAGGTATGTCTTATTATTATCTCGATTTTTATGCTCATTTTGCAGCTAAGAATATGATTTCCGTAAGCCGGGAGCTTTTTTATTCTGATGCCGTGCCAAGCAATCAACGTAAATATTTATTCTCTACAGGTTATGTTTTTGATAGTAATTCTGACTGGAGTTATGAGCCTTCAATTTTATATCAACTACGGGAGGCCACTAATGAAATGAATATAGATTTAAATATGAAAGTTTACCGGGAGGTTGATTTTGGGCAATTATGGGGCGGACTTTCTTATCGTAATAGTTTTGAAGGCGCTGAATATACTGCTGAAGGGGAAGCAATTCAGAGTCAGCAACTGCGGTATATTACTCCATTTGTTGGTTTAGATTACAAGAATTTTATATTTGGCTATACTTTTAGCTACCAATTAAACTCTGTGGTTTTGAGTAATAATGGCTTCCATCAAATCACTATTGGATATAATTTTGGAAAAAGTAGATGGCAATGGGATAAAAATGTCCCGGCAGTTAATTAA
- a CDS encoding inorganic phosphate transporter produces MQDVYLIILGLLFVLAITDLVVGVSNDAINFLNSAVGSKAVSLRSILIIASLGVAVGAIFSSGLMEVARKGIFLPQEFYFEEIMVIFMAVMLTDVLLLDFFNSMGLPTSTTVSIMFELLGAAVSVALIKIFSTTNDISQLVEFINVEKASEVIIGILLAIVIAFITGAIVQYFSRLVLSFKYEKKLKYSGAIFGGVSLAAIFYFILIKGLNSMAFVSDHFVEDVNNNRLQIIIFSLLGFTILSKVLISFFRVNILKIIVIVGTFALALAFAGNDLVNFIGVPIAAWQSYEIWAASGLAPSELLMSDLAGSVPTPEIILIFAGGVMVLTIWFSGKAKAVVDTGVKLSRQNEGSERFGANYLSRTIVRYSIMFGTAVSETVPKKLRKRINQQFEVPKTKTQVREIAPPAFDLVRASVNLVVASILISMGTNLQLPLSTTYVTFMVAMGTSLADRAWNQESAVYRVAGVLNVIGGWFVTALVAFLGAAVFAVIIYYGGLIAIAVLVCITAFFIIRNTLSHAKKSKADKRQKRYKRTDIITINEITAESSVNISQVISGISRRYTKTVDNLGYHDLGKLKKNNKRVGDLEKEVDDLKGNIFYFIKSLDEDSVEASRFYIHLLDYLQEMVNSTRYITRNSFEHVNNNHKNLKFNQIRDLKRIDKKLQELFAEIKYTFDEHDFERLDNILAEKQQLLDMVSEMIEKQIKRIRTSESSPKNTKLYFGLLLESKDLISSTLNLIELFREFYVEAKTTL; encoded by the coding sequence ATGCAGGATGTATATCTAATTATTTTAGGTCTTTTATTTGTTCTAGCCATTACCGATCTGGTGGTTGGGGTAAGTAACGATGCTATAAATTTCCTGAATTCTGCTGTGGGCTCCAAAGCCGTTTCCTTGCGATCTATACTTATTATCGCCAGCCTGGGAGTTGCGGTAGGAGCTATATTTTCCAGTGGTTTAATGGAAGTCGCTAGGAAAGGGATATTTCTTCCGCAAGAGTTTTACTTTGAAGAGATCATGGTCATATTCATGGCCGTTATGCTTACCGATGTTTTGCTTTTAGACTTCTTTAATTCCATGGGCTTACCAACATCTACTACAGTTTCCATTATGTTCGAATTGTTGGGAGCAGCTGTAAGTGTAGCTTTAATTAAAATTTTTAGCACCACGAATGATATTTCACAACTGGTTGAATTTATAAATGTTGAAAAAGCTTCTGAAGTTATTATTGGTATTTTACTGGCCATTGTTATCGCTTTTATTACCGGGGCGATAGTCCAGTATTTTTCTCGTTTGGTGTTATCTTTTAAATATGAAAAAAAGCTAAAATATAGTGGAGCTATTTTTGGTGGGGTCTCGCTTGCTGCAATCTTTTATTTTATCCTTATTAAGGGGTTAAATAGTATGGCTTTTGTATCAGATCATTTTGTAGAAGATGTAAATAATAATCGCTTACAGATAATTATTTTTAGCCTGCTTGGTTTTACTATTCTTTCTAAAGTATTAATAAGTTTCTTTAGGGTTAATATTCTCAAAATTATTGTAATCGTTGGTACGTTCGCCCTGGCTCTTGCTTTTGCAGGTAACGATTTGGTAAATTTTATTGGCGTACCAATCGCGGCCTGGCAATCTTATGAAATTTGGGCTGCATCTGGTTTGGCGCCTTCAGAATTGCTTATGAGTGACCTGGCCGGAAGTGTGCCTACACCAGAGATTATTTTAATTTTTGCCGGGGGGGTTATGGTATTGACTATTTGGTTCTCTGGTAAAGCAAAAGCGGTTGTAGATACTGGGGTGAAATTGTCCAGGCAAAATGAAGGTTCTGAACGATTTGGAGCCAATTATTTATCACGAACCATTGTTAGATATTCAATAATGTTTGGTACTGCGGTTTCAGAGACAGTACCTAAAAAGCTCAGAAAGAGAATAAACCAACAGTTTGAAGTTCCTAAAACTAAAACCCAGGTAAGAGAAATTGCACCACCGGCTTTTGATCTTGTAAGAGCTTCTGTAAATCTAGTGGTGGCCAGTATTCTAATTTCTATGGGTACAAATTTGCAACTTCCGCTATCTACCACATACGTTACTTTTATGGTGGCTATGGGAACTTCCCTGGCAGATAGGGCCTGGAACCAGGAAAGTGCAGTTTACCGGGTTGCAGGAGTGCTAAATGTTATTGGAGGTTGGTTTGTTACTGCCCTTGTAGCTTTTTTGGGAGCAGCGGTTTTTGCGGTAATAATTTATTATGGCGGGTTGATCGCAATCGCTGTTTTGGTTTGTATTACCGCCTTTTTTATTATTAGAAACACCCTTTCCCACGCTAAAAAATCTAAAGCCGATAAACGCCAGAAGCGATATAAACGTACCGATATCATTACGATTAATGAAATTACAGCTGAAAGCTCAGTAAATATTTCCCAGGTGATTTCCGGGATCAGCAGGCGTTATACTAAAACCGTTGATAATTTAGGCTATCACGACTTAGGAAAACTTAAGAAAAACAATAAAAGAGTTGGGGACCTTGAAAAAGAGGTAGACGATCTAAAGGGAAATATATTTTATTTTATAAAATCTTTAGATGAAGATTCAGTAGAGGCGAGTCGTTTCTATATTCATTTGCTTGATTACTTGCAGGAAATGGTGAATTCTACTCGATACATTACAAGAAATTCTTTTGAACACGTAAATAATAACCATAAGAACCTGAAATTCAATCAAATTCGGGATTTGAAGAGAATAGACAAGAAACTTCAGGAGTTATTTGCAGAAATAAAATATACTTTCGATGAGCATGATTTCGAGCGTTTAGACAATATTCTTGCTGAAAAGCAACAGCTGCTCGATATGGTTTCAGAAATGATAGAAAAGCAAATTAAACGCATAAGGACTTCAGAAAGTAGCCCGAAAAACACCAAGCTCTATTTTGGGCTTTTACTGGAATCTAAAGACCTTATTTCGTCTACGCTTAATCTTATTGAGTTATTTAGGGAATTTTATGTGGAAGCTAAAACAACGCTTTAG
- a CDS encoding OmpH family outer membrane protein, which yields MLKRTFLFTLLILIGIGASAQKPINIGFVDMEYILENVPEYQQASTQLDQRVEEWRNEIEQKRREIGEMKVSLQNERALLTPELIEEREEEIAYQQEQATNYEQKRFGPKGDYMIQKRQLIKPIQDQVFTALQEIGETRDFDYIFDRNAESGMLFAKKRFDLSDQVLRSINRASNRKQITTKQEERELERAEARTLEEDKEITDREQAIEERKSDREALIEERRRKQDSIKDARQKAFEERRERILKERQEKRDSIQAARATKDTIN from the coding sequence ATGCTTAAAAGAACATTTTTATTCACACTTTTAATATTGATTGGCATTGGAGCTTCAGCTCAAAAACCAATAAATATAGGCTTTGTGGATATGGAGTATATCCTTGAAAATGTTCCTGAATACCAGCAAGCTTCCACTCAATTAGATCAACGAGTAGAAGAATGGCGAAATGAAATCGAGCAGAAAAGAAGAGAGATTGGTGAAATGAAAGTTAGCCTTCAAAATGAACGTGCGCTACTTACCCCAGAGCTTATTGAAGAGCGGGAAGAGGAGATTGCATACCAGCAAGAACAGGCTACAAATTATGAACAAAAGCGGTTTGGCCCGAAAGGTGATTATATGATTCAAAAGAGGCAATTAATCAAGCCAATCCAGGATCAGGTTTTTACCGCCTTACAGGAAATTGGTGAAACCAGAGATTTCGATTATATTTTTGATAGAAATGCTGAATCGGGTATGTTATTTGCAAAAAAGCGGTTTGATTTAAGCGACCAGGTTTTAAGAAGTATCAATAGAGCTTCTAACCGTAAGCAAATTACAACAAAGCAGGAAGAAAGAGAACTTGAAAGAGCAGAAGCTAGAACTCTTGAAGAGGATAAAGAAATAACTGACCGGGAACAGGCTATTGAAGAGCGAAAAAGTGATCGGGAAGCTTTAATAGAAGAAAGAAGAAGAAAACAGGATTCTATAAAAGATGCAAGGCAAAAAGCTTTTGAAGAGCGTAGAGAAAGAATTCTAAAAGAAAGACAGGAGAAAAGAGATTCTATTCAAGCAGCCCGTGCAACAAAAGACACAATAAACTAA
- a CDS encoding mechanosensitive ion channel family protein gives MDKLNDWGAIAKEYAEKFIDYLPTLLGALALLFIGLWVIGLIVKYVEKLFKKKDYDKTLEIFTLNALKWGLKIILFVLFITQLGVQSASLVAAIGAAGLAIGLAMQGSLSNLAGGVILIILKPFKVGDWIEVQGVSGSVVEISLFYTKLDTFGNQRAVIPNGELSNDNIINYSFNGTRKENLSFGISYDDDLKKAKEVLRNLVEEQENVLKDPAPQIIVSELGADSVNFSVRYFAENSKFWDLHWFMIEEGKIRLEEAGMTIPYPQRDVYLYDQTKMNGTIEKRSKNNNNKDTAD, from the coding sequence ATGGATAAATTAAACGATTGGGGCGCCATCGCCAAAGAATATGCTGAAAAGTTTATAGACTATTTACCTACTTTATTGGGAGCGCTTGCGCTTCTTTTTATTGGGCTTTGGGTAATTGGTTTAATAGTAAAATATGTAGAAAAATTATTCAAAAAGAAAGATTACGATAAAACGTTAGAAATTTTCACTTTAAATGCACTAAAGTGGGGCCTTAAAATAATCTTATTTGTTCTTTTTATTACACAACTTGGCGTGCAGAGTGCTTCACTTGTAGCCGCAATTGGTGCTGCAGGTCTTGCTATTGGTCTTGCCATGCAGGGATCACTCTCAAATTTGGCCGGTGGTGTAATTTTAATCATATTAAAACCCTTTAAAGTAGGAGATTGGATAGAAGTTCAGGGCGTTTCAGGTAGTGTGGTAGAGATCTCTTTATTTTATACAAAATTAGACACATTCGGGAATCAACGTGCAGTAATTCCAAATGGGGAATTAAGTAACGACAATATTATAAATTACAGCTTCAACGGTACAAGAAAAGAAAATCTAAGTTTTGGAATTTCTTATGATGACGATTTGAAAAAAGCTAAAGAAGTACTTAGAAATCTTGTAGAAGAACAGGAAAATGTGCTAAAAGATCCTGCACCGCAAATTATTGTGTCTGAACTGGGAGCAGATTCTGTAAACTTCTCGGTAAGATATTTTGCTGAAAACAGTAAATTCTGGGATCTACACTGGTTTATGATCGAGGAAGGAAAAATAAGACTGGAAGAAGCCGGTATGACTATTCCTTATCCTCAACGTGATGTTTATCTTTACGATCAAACCAAGATGAACGGAACTATAGAGAAGCGATCAAAAAATAATAACAATAAAGACACGGCCGATTAA
- a CDS encoding thioredoxin domain-containing protein produces MSSPKFSNSLINETSPYLLQHAHNPVNWKAWNDKSLEEAKTQDKLLLISVGYSACHWCHVMEHESFEDEAVAQIMNENFINIKVDREERPDIDQVYMNAVQVMTGAGGWPMNIVALPDGRPVWGGTYFRKEQWKDALKQLSGLYKTKPEKMKEYASRLEDGLQKLQLIDPPKEVTIFNSDFLTENLEKWKKGFDKKNGGSRGAPKFMLPVNQNFLFRAAIQLNDKELKDHTIHSLNKVSYGGVFDHIGGGFSRYSVDERWHVPHFEKMLYDNAQMVSLYSKAFAYTKDNWYKEVVYKTLDFVKEELTDNTGVFYSALDADSEDANGNKTEGAYYVWKKETLQKLLEADFQIFEAYYNINSFGKWEEENYVLIRSKSDETIAEEFKLHLSELKSKKEDWLKLLKKEREKRIKPGLDDKSLTSWNALMLNGYVEAYKTFGEPEFLEKALKNAEFLQKNQLKKDDRLWHNFKNGKSTINAYLEDYVFCTEAFLNLYEATFEEKWLELAEKLIEVCLEDFQDQKTGLFYFTSSKDKALITRNYELNDNVIPASNSVMAKNLFKLSKIKGNLKYSDLAETMLKTVQKQIKTQPQSYANWLDLMLNFTNTFYEIAIMGEDAHAIQKKLQQEYLPHTIFAGSTEQSEISILKNRFKENSDLIYICNNGKCELPLNSVEESIQKIKHF; encoded by the coding sequence ATGTCATCACCAAAATTCTCAAACAGCTTAATAAACGAAACCAGCCCATATCTTTTACAACACGCACACAATCCTGTAAACTGGAAGGCATGGAATGATAAAAGTCTCGAAGAGGCAAAAACACAAGACAAACTACTACTCATTAGTGTGGGATATTCCGCATGCCACTGGTGTCATGTAATGGAACACGAAAGTTTCGAAGACGAAGCTGTGGCGCAAATAATGAATGAAAATTTTATAAATATTAAAGTTGACCGGGAAGAAAGGCCCGATATTGACCAGGTTTACATGAATGCTGTTCAGGTAATGACGGGTGCCGGGGGATGGCCCATGAATATTGTTGCTCTTCCTGATGGTAGGCCGGTTTGGGGTGGCACCTATTTTAGAAAAGAGCAATGGAAAGATGCCTTAAAACAACTTTCGGGACTATATAAAACCAAGCCCGAAAAAATGAAAGAATATGCTTCCAGGCTGGAAGATGGCCTGCAAAAATTACAACTTATTGATCCTCCAAAAGAGGTAACGATTTTCAATTCTGATTTTTTAACTGAAAATCTTGAAAAGTGGAAAAAAGGATTCGATAAGAAAAATGGAGGTTCACGTGGAGCCCCAAAATTTATGCTTCCGGTCAATCAAAATTTTTTATTCAGGGCGGCGATTCAGCTAAACGATAAAGAATTAAAGGATCACACTATTCATAGCCTCAATAAAGTCTCTTATGGTGGTGTTTTTGATCATATAGGTGGCGGATTTTCGCGTTATTCGGTAGATGAGCGCTGGCACGTACCTCACTTTGAAAAAATGCTTTATGATAACGCGCAAATGGTTAGCCTTTATAGTAAAGCCTTCGCCTACACCAAAGATAACTGGTACAAGGAAGTTGTTTATAAAACATTAGATTTTGTAAAAGAGGAACTTACCGATAATACTGGAGTTTTTTACTCTGCCCTGGATGCCGATAGTGAAGATGCAAATGGAAATAAAACAGAAGGCGCTTATTATGTTTGGAAAAAAGAAACTTTACAGAAATTGCTAGAAGCAGATTTTCAAATTTTTGAAGCTTATTATAATATAAATTCCTTCGGAAAATGGGAGGAAGAAAACTATGTTCTTATCCGGTCTAAAAGCGATGAAACAATTGCTGAAGAATTTAAGCTTCATCTTAGCGAATTAAAGTCAAAAAAAGAGGATTGGTTAAAATTATTAAAAAAGGAAAGAGAAAAACGAATAAAACCAGGATTAGACGATAAAAGTTTAACCTCCTGGAACGCATTAATGCTAAACGGGTATGTAGAAGCCTATAAAACTTTCGGCGAGCCAGAATTCTTAGAAAAAGCACTAAAAAATGCTGAATTTCTACAGAAGAATCAGCTTAAAAAAGATGATCGTCTTTGGCATAATTTCAAAAATGGAAAAAGTACTATAAATGCTTATTTAGAAGATTATGTTTTTTGCACTGAAGCGTTTCTTAATTTATATGAAGCCACTTTTGAAGAAAAATGGCTGGAGCTTGCCGAGAAATTAATTGAGGTTTGCCTGGAAGATTTTCAGGATCAAAAAACCGGATTATTTTATTTCACCTCATCAAAAGATAAGGCTTTAATCACAAGAAATTACGAACTGAATGATAATGTAATCCCGGCTTCAAATTCTGTAATGGCTAAAAATCTTTTTAAACTCTCAAAAATAAAAGGAAATTTGAAGTATTCTGATTTAGCTGAAACTATGCTTAAAACGGTGCAGAAACAAATTAAAACACAACCACAATCTTATGCCAATTGGCTGGACCTCATGCTTAATTTCACCAATACTTTTTATGAAATAGCCATTATGGGGGAAGATGCACATGCTATTCAGAAAAAATTACAACAGGAATATTTACCTCATACCATTTTTGCGGGTAGTACAGAGCAGTCAGAAATTTCAATATTAAAGAATAGGTTTAAAGAAAATAGCGATCTAATTTATATTTGCAATAACGGAAAATGTGAACTTCCCCTAAATTCTGTAGAAGAATCTATTCAAAAAATAAAACATTTTTAA
- the murI gene encoding glutamate racemase, protein MSNTNPIGIFDSGVGGTSIWREIHELLPNEKTIYLADSKNAPYGEKPIETIKNLSRKNTEKLLDMGAKIIVVACNTATTNAIKDLRNEYAIPFIGIEPAIKPAALNTKTKTIGILATRGTLTSTLFSQTSDFYARNINVVEVEGRGLVELIESGDLDSPQMRSHLLKLLEPFFVNKIDYLVLGCSHYPYLIPILKELLPKEVIIIDSGEAVAKQTKSILKENNLLVQEALAQKPLPEFFSNTNPQVLGNLTEAEQHGYKVSYLDF, encoded by the coding sequence ATGAGCAACACCAATCCAATAGGCATTTTTGATTCTGGCGTAGGAGGAACTTCTATATGGAGAGAGATTCACGAATTACTTCCAAATGAAAAAACCATCTACCTCGCCGATAGTAAAAATGCACCATACGGTGAAAAGCCCATTGAAACAATTAAAAATTTGAGCAGGAAAAATACTGAGAAATTGCTCGATATGGGCGCAAAAATTATTGTGGTTGCCTGCAATACCGCAACTACCAATGCCATTAAAGATCTCCGGAATGAATATGCAATTCCATTCATAGGTATAGAACCCGCAATTAAACCGGCGGCTCTAAATACTAAAACAAAAACTATAGGTATTCTTGCTACACGCGGAACTTTAACCAGCACCCTTTTTTCTCAAACTTCAGATTTTTATGCCAGGAATATAAATGTAGTTGAAGTAGAAGGTCGCGGCCTGGTAGAACTTATAGAATCAGGCGATTTAGATTCTCCTCAAATGAGAAGTCATCTTCTAAAATTACTGGAACCCTTTTTTGTGAATAAGATAGATTACCTGGTTTTAGGCTGCAGCCACTACCCTTACCTCATCCCTATTCTAAAAGAACTACTACCAAAGGAAGTAATAATTATAGATTCAGGAGAAGCAGTCGCTAAACAAACCAAATCTATACTTAAGGAAAACAATCTATTAGTGCAGGAAGCATTAGCCCAGAAACCACTCCCAGAGTTTTTTAGCAATACAAATCCTCAAGTTTTAGGGAATTTAACCGAGGCCGAACAGCATGGCTATAAAGTATCTTACCTGGATTTTTAA
- a CDS encoding OmpH family outer membrane protein has protein sequence MKQFRTLFIALALTIGATAFTNAQTKVAHVATQELVETMPAYKDAMSQLEKLEKTYDAEIKDMLTEAQNTMQRYQSEAETVTEEENAKRASELQATERRIQEHSQRARQELQKKENDLIRPVIEKAREAIQKVARAQGFDYVLDSTTGTGVILADGKDLMADVKAELGM, from the coding sequence ATGAAACAATTCAGAACACTTTTTATAGCCCTTGCATTAACAATAGGAGCTACTGCATTTACAAACGCACAAACCAAGGTTGCGCATGTTGCAACCCAGGAACTTGTAGAAACTATGCCGGCTTATAAGGATGCAATGTCGCAACTTGAAAAGCTTGAGAAAACTTATGATGCTGAAATTAAGGATATGCTAACGGAAGCTCAAAACACTATGCAACGTTACCAATCTGAAGCAGAAACAGTAACAGAGGAAGAAAATGCGAAAAGAGCAAGTGAGCTTCAAGCTACCGAAAGAAGAATCCAGGAGCACAGCCAAAGAGCGCGTCAGGAACTTCAGAAAAAAGAAAACGACCTTATTAGACCTGTAATTGAAAAAGCTCGTGAAGCTATCCAAAAAGTAGCTAGAGCACAAGGATTTGATTATGTACTTGATTCTACTACAGGAACTGGAGTAATTCTTGCTGATGGTAAAGATCTTATGGCTGATGTAAAAGCCGAATTGGGAATGTAA